The Candidatus Methanoperedens sp. genome contains a region encoding:
- a CDS encoding alanine dehydrogenase, protein MENRIIWLNRNEVESLLDMKGTLKVVEEAFRQHGLSKVQMPPKLYLYFKNHNGDLRTMPGYLEEQDITGVKIVNVHPDNPKIGLPTVMALVILNSTETGAPLAIMDGTYLTDMRTGAAGGVAVKYLARKNAKTVGFVGTGNQARSQLMAINEIIDIHEIKATSASEKQTLAFKDDMELKIECEITPEKTIRGVCDCDILVTTTPSREPIVMNEWISEGTHINAIGADAPGKEELDPLILKRAKVIVDDIGQASHSGEVNVPISKGLLSVKDIFGELGEVITGKKKARTNDSDITVFDSTGLAIQDIATADMVYRKALEANKGMKLQQF, encoded by the coding sequence ATGGAAAACCGGATAATATGGCTTAACAGGAACGAAGTGGAGTCACTTCTTGATATGAAAGGAACGCTAAAAGTCGTGGAAGAAGCATTCAGGCAGCACGGCCTTTCGAAAGTGCAGATGCCTCCGAAGCTTTATCTTTATTTTAAGAACCACAATGGAGACCTTCGGACAATGCCGGGATATCTTGAAGAGCAGGATATTACCGGGGTAAAGATAGTGAATGTCCATCCCGATAACCCCAAAATCGGACTGCCAACAGTGATGGCGCTTGTGATCCTGAATTCCACAGAAACAGGCGCGCCTCTTGCTATCATGGACGGGACCTATCTTACAGATATGAGAACAGGCGCTGCCGGGGGTGTGGCTGTGAAATATCTTGCCAGGAAGAATGCAAAAACAGTGGGTTTTGTGGGAACCGGGAACCAGGCAAGAAGCCAATTGATGGCGATAAATGAAATTATAGATATCCACGAGATAAAAGCCACAAGCGCTTCTGAAAAGCAGACGCTTGCATTCAAGGATGATATGGAATTAAAAATAGAGTGTGAAATCACGCCTGAAAAAACGATCAGGGGGGTGTGCGATTGTGATATTCTTGTGACTACGACTCCTTCAAGAGAGCCAATCGTAATGAACGAATGGATATCTGAGGGAACTCATATTAATGCGATAGGCGCAGATGCACCCGGAAAGGAAGAACTTGACCCGTTGATCCTGAAGCGGGCAAAGGTCATTGTGGATGATATCGGGCAGGCATCACATTCAGGAGAGGTCAATGTGCCGATATCAAAAGGGTTGCTGTCTGTAAAAGATATTTTTGGGGAACTTGGCGAGGTGATTACCGGGAAGAAGAAAGCAAGGACGAATGATTCGGATATTACGGTGTTTGATTCGACAGGGCTTGCGATACAGG